In a genomic window of Glycine max cultivar Williams 82 chromosome 13, Glycine_max_v4.0, whole genome shotgun sequence:
- the LOC102664446 gene encoding putative disease resistance RPP13-like protein 1 — MIFEAGFGLALKVELMTANCEVNVVDEGRRHQNGGQLDALRVELKNNLKDKKFLLVLDDLWNEKYNDWHHLIAPFSSGKKGSKIIVTTRQQKVAQMTHTYPIYELKHLTDENCWCILAEHAFGNEGYNEYPILEETGKKIAKKCNGLPLAAKTLGGLLRSNVDEKEWDRILNSNLWAHEEVLPALHISYLHLPAHLKRCFAYCSIFPKQHLLDRKELILLWMAEGFLQQIHGEKAMESVGDEYFNELLSRSLIEKDNTKAEEKFRMHDLIYDLAKLIYGKSCCCFESGEISGTVRHLAFHSNLYDVSKRFEGLYEQKFLRTFLAARNYLYGEYCVTKKVSHDWLQKLRYLRTLSLLKYENITELPESVSILVLLRYLDLSYTSIKRLPDATCRLYNLLTLKLSHCEFLTQLPEQIGNLVNLPHLDIRDTNLLAMPAQISKLQDLRVLTSFIVGREDGVTIGELRKFPYLQGMLSILKLQNVVDPKDAFLAALKKKEHIEELTLEWGSEPQDSSIEKFVLKNLQPSTNLKKLNIRSYSGTSFPKWLGDSSYSNVIVLCISDCNYCFSLPPFGQLPSLKELVIKSMKMVKTVGEEFYCNDGGSLSFQPFQLLESIEFEEMSEWEEWLQFEGEGSKFPFPCLKRLSLSKCPKLRGNLPKHLPSLTEISIKECNQLAIESCHLHWNTSIESVKVSEVGEGLLSLLDNFSYRELSIEKCDSLSCLPRMILAANCLQKLTLGNIPTLISFPAEGFPTSLKTVRT, encoded by the exons ATGATATTTGAGGCTGGTTTTGGTTTGGCACTTAAAGTGGAATTAATGACTGCAAATTGTGAAGTCAACGTTGTAGATGAGGGTCGA AGACATCAAAATGGAGGACAACTTGATGCTCTTCGTGTTGAGTTGAAGAACAACTTGAAAGATAAAAAGTTTTTGCTTGTGCTCGATGACCTTTGGAATGAGAAGTATAATGATTGGCATCACCTAATAGCACCTTTTAGCAGtgggaaaaagggaagtaagaTTATTGTGACAACTCGACAACAGAAAGTTGCACAAATGACACATACATATCCCATTTATGAGCTGAAACATCTAACAGATGAAAATTGTTGGTGTATACTTGCTGAACATGCTTTTGGAAATGAAGGTTACAATGAATATCCAATCCTAGAAGAAACTGGtaagaaaattgcaaaaaaatgcAATGGCCTACCTTTAGCTGCTAAAACATTGGGAGGTCTTTTGCGATCAAATGTTGATGAAAAGGAATGGGATCGAATTCTGAACAGCAACTTATGGGCACATGAAGAGGTTTTACCAGCTTTACACATAAGCTATCTTCATCTCCCAGCACATTTGAAAAGATGCTTTGCTTATTGCTCAATTTTCCCTAAACAACATTTATTGGATAGGAAGGAATTGATTCTGTTATGGATGGCTGAAGGCTTTCTTCAACAAATCCACGGAGAGAAAGCAATGGAATCAGTAGGTGATGAATACTTTAATGAATTATTATCAAGATCTTTAATTGAAAAAGACAATACTAAAGCAGAGGAAAAGTTTCGAATGCATGACCTCATCTATGATTTAGCTAAACTGATATATGGAAAAAGTTGTTGCTGCTTTGAAAGTGGTGAAATCTCAGGAACTGTTCGCCATTTAGCATTTCATTCAAATCTGTATGATGTCTCTAAAAGGTTTGAGGGCTTGTATGAGCAAAAGTTTTTGCGCACCTTTTTAGCAGCACGTAATTATTTATACGGTGAATATTGTGTTACAAAAAAGGTGTCACATGATTGGCTGCAAAAACTAAGATATTTGCGAACATTGTCCTtgcttaaatatgaaaatatcacTGAGCTGCCGGAATCAGTAAGCATTCTGGTACTTTTGCGGTATCTTGACCTTTCCTATACTTCCATCAAAAGGTTGCCTGATGCAACCTGTAGGCTTTACAATTTGCTGACATTAAAATTATCACATTGTGAATTTCTTACTCAGCTTCCTGAACAGATTGGAAATTTGGTCAATTTACCCCACCTTGATATTAGAGACACAAATTTGTTGGCGATGCCAGCACAAATAAGCAAGCTACAAGATCTTCGTGTGTTGACTTCTTTCATTGTAGGCAGAGAAGATGGAGTAACTATTGGAGAGTTAAGAAAATTCCCTTACTTGCAGGGTATGCTTTCCATTTTGAAGCTACAAAATGTTGTTGATCCCAAGGATGCATTTCTAGCTGCCTTAAAGAAAAAGGAGCATATTGAGGAGCTTACACTGGAGTGGGGCAGTGAACCACAAGATTCATCAATTGAGAAATTTGTACTTAAGAACCTGCAACCATCAACAAATTTAAAGAAGCTCAACATCAGATCCTACAGTGGCACAAGCTTTCCTAAATGGTTGGGTGACTCTTCGTATTCTAATGTTATAGTCCTTTGCATTAGTGATTGCAACTATTGTTTTTCACTTCCACCATTTGGACAACTACCATCTCTTAAGGAGCTTGTGattaaaagcatgaaaatgGTGAAGACAGTTGGTGAAGAATTCTACTGCAACGatggaggctctctttcatttCAGCCATTTCAATTGTTGGAGAGTATCGAGTTTGAAGAGATGTCAGAATGGGAGGAGTGGCTACAATTTGAAGGTGAAGGCAGCAAATTCCCTTTTCCTTGCCTTAAGCGTTTGAGTTTATCAAAGTGCCCCAAGTTGAGAGGAAACTTGCCCAAGCATCTACCTTCGTTGACAGAGATTAGTATAAAAGAGTGCAACCAGCTGGCAATTGAATCATGCCATCTGCACTGGAACACATCAATTGAATCAGTAAAAGTTTCTGAAGTGGGAGAAGGCTTGTTGTCCTTGCTTGACAACTTTTCTTATAGGGAACTATCTATTGAAAAGTGTGACAGCTTGTCATGTTTGCCAAGAATGATACTAGCTGCCAATTGTCTTCAAAAGTTAACTCTTGGAAATATCCCCACTTTGATTTCCTTCCCAGCTGAAGGCTTTCCAACGTCATTAAAAACTGTGAGAACTTAG